A region from the Malus domestica chromosome 07, GDT2T_hap1 genome encodes:
- the AP2D12 gene encoding ethylene-responsive transcription factor RAP2-7-like has translation MLDLNINFTDITNSKSMEVDDAGTSNSSVVNADEAPTPGNAGDEDSTNNTTSSFMFDILRREKDGLCISGDGDQTQSLQFVTRPLFPVAGYGGGGKEGADCGLGLSSSSLSTARTHWLNLSFAESGGQTQAELRVVQQKKQPPRKSRRGPRSRSSQYRGVTFYRRTGRWESHIWDCGKQVYLGGFDTAHYAARAYDRAAIKFRGIDADINFNVGDYEEDMKLLGHLNKEEFVHVLRRQTTGASRGNSKYRGVAAVPQPECGAIWEDRMGQVPRKKVFEKEAIKCRTGREAVTNFDPSIYEGEMVLNASVEGSGHNLDLSLRISQPCSAGQKRIGKLGDFQFPKERPMVNGFSSAAMGQLPHVLTTVAKCPALYPGFVQRHGEITSDHNRLQPISSPRYTNWACQVYGNNNNVSPMQVFSIAASSGFPSSTATTPPPSASLPPNLQDSSASAYSLDCLPFTATANIY, from the exons ATGTTGGATCTTAACATTAATTTCACCGACATAACTAATTCAAAATCTATGGAGGTAGATGATGCCGGGACATCCAACTCCTCCGTCGTCAATGCCGACGAAGCTCCGACTCCAGGCAATGCCGGAGACGAAGACTCCACCAACAATACCACTTCCTCTTTCATGTTTGATATcctgaggagagagaaagacggTCTCTGCATTTCTGGGGACGGAGACCAGACTCAGTCTCTGCAGTTCGTGACGAGGCCGctttttccggtggccggatatggcggaggaggcaaggagggggCAGACTGCGGGTTGGGATTGTCGTCATCGTCCTTGTCAACGGCAAGGACTCACTGGCTGAACCTTTCGTTTGCCGAGTCTGGAGGGCAGACTCAGGCGGAGCTTAGAGTTGTGCAGCAGAAAAAACAGCCGCCCCGGAAAAGCCGTCGCGGGCCGAGATCCCGGAGCTCTCAGTACCGCGGCGTCACGTTTTACAGGAGGACAGGGCGGTGGGAGTCGCATATATG GGATTGTGGGAAACAGGTTTATTTAG gtgGATTTGACACTGCTCACTATGCAGCTAG AGCATACGATCGAGCTGCAATCAAATTTCGCGGAATTGATGCTGATATCAATTTTAATGTAGGAGATTATGAGGAAGATATGAAACTG TTGGGGCATCTGAATAAAGAAGAATTTGTGCACGTGCTTCGTCGCCAAACCACAGGAGCCTCACGTGGGAACTCGAAATACAGAGGTGTAGCTGCAGTTCCTCAGCCTGAATGTGGTGCCATTTGGGAAGATCGAATGGGACAAGTTCCTCGGAAAAA GGTCTTTGAAAAGGAGGCCATCAAATGCAGGACCGGAAGAGAAGCAGTTACAAACTTTGACCCTAGTATCTACGAAGGGGAGATGGTTTTAAATGCTAGCGTTGAAG GCAGTGGTCACAACCTTGATTTGAGCCTACGGATTTCTCAACCTTGTTCTGCTGGTCAAAAGAGGATTGGAAAATTAGGGGATTTTCAATTTCCTAAAGAGAGGCCAATG GTTAATGGGTTTTCTTCTGCAGCTATGGGACAACTCCCTCATGTTCTAACGACGGTAGCCAAGTGTCCTGCCCTATATCCAGGCTTCGTACAAAGACATGGG GAAATAACTTCAGATCATAACAGATTGCAACCAATTTCTTCGCCGAGATACACAAATTGGGCATGTCAAGTTTATGGAAACAACAACAATGTCAGCCCAATGCAAGTGTTTTCTATTGCAGCATCATCAGGATTCCCATCTTCTACAGCTACTACACCTCCTCCGTCTGCTTCCCTTCCTCCGAACCTCCAAGATAGCAGCGCTTCTGCCTACAGTCTCGATTGCCTTCCTTTCACGGCCACGGCCAACATTTACTAG